In Alkalihalobacillus sp. TS-13, the following are encoded in one genomic region:
- a CDS encoding glycoside hydrolase family 3 C-terminal domain-containing protein: protein MKRNIRDIVDQMTLEEKVGMCSGIDFWHLKGIERLEVPSIMVTDGPHGLRKQAEDADHLGLSNSVPATCFPSAVALASSWNRELIEKVGIALGEEAQSEKVGVLLGPGANIKRSPLCGRNFEYFSEDPYLSSEMAASHINGVQSQGVGTSLKHFAANNQEHRRMSTNALIDERTLREIYLASFENAVRKAQPWTVMCSYNKVNGEFASENKTLLTDVLREEWGFEGFVVSDWGAVNERVSGLEAGLELEMPASYGLGANKILEAVKYGKLPEEKLDFTVERLLRVIFMIVDNQKENASYDQEEHHQLAKQVAYEGMVLLKNEESTLPLAKDSKIAVIGALAKKSRYQGGGSSHINPTKIDDIYEEITKSASSTSFVAYAQGYDLNSDEVDEHLVLEAKDAAIQAGAAILFIGLPDRYESEGYDRTHLHIPENQRLLLEEISKVQPNIIVVLSNGAPIEMPWLNQAKAVLEGYLGGQALGGAIADLLYGIVSPSGKLAETFPMKLSDNPSYLNFPGEGDTVEYKEGIFVGYRYYDTKEIEPLFPFGYGLSYTTYEYSNLRVSNKDIQDTGTITVDLTVKNTGEMAGKEVVQLYVKDIESSVIRPEKELKGFEKVELQPGEAKEVSFTLGKRAFAYYNVELKDWHVETGEFEILIGKSSKEIILKDTVTVTSTISIVQPIHRNTNVGDLIANPKLAPLATELLKEANKNNPLLESAVDSEEQAEMMEAMMKYMPLRAIANFSSGSFTEDMLKEMINKLNEAKEITHKL, encoded by the coding sequence ATGAAAAGAAATATTCGCGATATAGTTGACCAAATGACCCTAGAAGAAAAGGTAGGTATGTGTTCTGGTATAGATTTTTGGCACTTAAAAGGAATCGAGAGACTTGAGGTTCCGTCAATAATGGTAACAGATGGTCCTCATGGATTACGAAAACAGGCCGAAGATGCAGACCATTTAGGATTAAGTAACAGTGTTCCTGCAACTTGTTTTCCATCTGCGGTAGCTTTAGCTAGTTCTTGGAATCGTGAACTTATTGAAAAAGTTGGGATTGCGTTAGGTGAAGAAGCCCAATCGGAAAAAGTTGGTGTATTGCTAGGACCTGGAGCAAACATAAAACGTTCTCCACTGTGTGGAAGAAATTTTGAATATTTCTCTGAAGATCCCTACTTGTCATCAGAAATGGCAGCAAGTCATATTAATGGGGTGCAAAGTCAAGGAGTAGGCACATCCTTAAAACACTTCGCAGCCAATAATCAAGAACATCGTCGCATGTCAACAAATGCATTGATTGATGAACGTACCTTAAGGGAGATTTATCTAGCTAGTTTTGAGAACGCAGTACGAAAGGCACAACCGTGGACAGTTATGTGTTCGTACAATAAAGTGAACGGTGAATTTGCATCAGAAAATAAAACATTGTTGACAGATGTCTTAAGAGAAGAATGGGGTTTTGAGGGCTTCGTAGTTTCGGATTGGGGTGCTGTTAATGAGCGTGTTTCAGGGCTGGAAGCGGGCTTAGAATTAGAGATGCCAGCTAGTTATGGGCTAGGAGCTAATAAAATCTTAGAAGCTGTAAAATATGGAAAGTTACCGGAAGAAAAGCTAGATTTTACAGTAGAAAGATTATTGAGAGTTATCTTTATGATAGTGGATAATCAAAAAGAGAATGCTAGTTATGATCAAGAAGAACATCATCAGCTTGCGAAACAGGTAGCTTATGAAGGGATGGTACTATTAAAGAATGAAGAGAGTACACTTCCACTTGCTAAAGACAGCAAGATTGCTGTAATTGGTGCCTTAGCTAAAAAATCTAGATATCAAGGCGGAGGAAGCTCTCATATTAATCCTACAAAAATTGATGATATTTACGAAGAAATAACAAAGTCTGCTTCTAGCACATCATTTGTGGCCTACGCACAGGGTTACGACCTAAATAGTGACGAGGTAGATGAGCATTTAGTATTGGAAGCAAAAGATGCAGCTATTCAAGCTGGTGCTGCTATTCTCTTTATCGGATTGCCAGATAGATATGAGTCAGAAGGATACGATCGTACCCATTTGCATATACCGGAAAATCAACGTCTTCTCCTTGAAGAAATCTCCAAAGTACAGCCAAATATCATTGTCGTATTAAGTAATGGTGCACCAATTGAAATGCCTTGGTTAAATCAAGCAAAAGCGGTTTTAGAAGGATATCTTGGTGGTCAAGCGCTAGGTGGTGCAATCGCTGATTTGTTATATGGTATTGTAAGTCCAAGTGGGAAATTAGCCGAAACATTTCCAATGAAGTTAAGCGATAACCCGTCTTACTTAAACTTCCCTGGAGAAGGAGATACTGTAGAGTATAAAGAAGGGATATTTGTTGGATACCGCTATTATGATACGAAAGAAATAGAACCGCTTTTTCCATTTGGGTATGGATTGAGTTACACAACTTATGAATATAGTAATCTAAGAGTAAGCAATAAAGACATTCAGGATACAGGTACTATAACTGTGGATCTAACAGTAAAAAATACTGGTGAGATGGCTGGTAAAGAGGTTGTACAGCTTTATGTTAAAGATATAGAAAGTAGTGTTATAAGACCTGAAAAAGAATTAAAAGGCTTTGAAAAGGTTGAGTTACAGCCGGGAGAGGCAAAAGAAGTTTCATTTACATTAGGTAAGAGGGCATTTGCATATTATAATGTCGAATTAAAAGATTGGCATGTAGAAACAGGAGAATTTGAAATTCTAATAGGAAAATCATCTAAAGAGATTATCCTTAAAGATACGGTTACTGTCACATCTACCATTTCTATTGTTCAACCAATTCATAGAAATACAAATGTAGGAGACCTCATAGCAAATCCTAAATTAGCTCCTCTTGCAACTGAATTACTAAAGGAAGCCAACAAAAATAATCCATTACTGGAATCAGCGGTTGATAGTGAAGAACAAGCTGAGATGATGGAAGCTATGATGAAGTACATGCCATTACGTGCAATAGCCAATTTTAGTTCAGGCTCTTTTACTGAAGACATGCTGAAGGAAATGATAAATAAATTAAATGAAGCTAAAGAGATAACTCATAAATTATAA
- a CDS encoding carbohydrate ABC transporter permease has protein sequence MVQRLDVRKLVVTIIMAILGIVFLMPFAWMISASFKVEGDVLTFPIQWIPNTWNAVENYKEVWTGSMPFLLLYWNSIKVTVFTTLTSVMISSLAAYGFAKINFRGRELLFVIVLATFMIPPQTLLVTQFLLYRWIGLYDTHLGLILLNSFSVFGTFMLRQFYLGISNEIIESARMDGAGHFRIFFHIALPLVRPAIATYAILRFIWTWNDFQYPLIFLRTESLYTIQLGVQSFADQHGSIYSLMMAASVSAIIPLLIIFIIGQKHVIEGIQLGGVKG, from the coding sequence TTGGTACAACGACTGGATGTTCGGAAATTAGTAGTAACCATTATTATGGCTATTTTAGGGATTGTGTTTCTCATGCCGTTTGCTTGGATGATCTCTGCATCATTTAAAGTGGAAGGAGATGTATTAACCTTTCCAATTCAATGGATACCTAATACTTGGAATGCTGTAGAAAATTATAAAGAAGTATGGACAGGTTCGATGCCATTCCTTCTATTGTATTGGAATTCTATAAAAGTAACCGTTTTTACCACGCTGACATCGGTGATGATTTCTAGTCTTGCAGCATATGGTTTTGCCAAAATTAATTTCAGAGGAAGAGAGTTGCTATTTGTAATAGTGCTTGCAACCTTTATGATTCCCCCACAAACACTACTTGTTACGCAGTTCTTACTGTATAGATGGATCGGATTATATGATACACATCTAGGTCTTATCTTACTTAACAGTTTTAGTGTATTTGGTACCTTTATGCTTCGCCAGTTTTATTTAGGTATAAGTAATGAAATTATTGAATCCGCACGTATGGATGGTGCAGGACATTTTAGAATATTTTTTCATATAGCATTGCCGCTGGTTCGTCCTGCGATTGCAACCTATGCTATTCTGAGATTTATTTGGACATGGAATGATTTTCAATACCCGCTTATCTTCTTGAGAACAGAATCTTTATATACAATACAGCTAGGTGTTCAAAGCTTCGCAGACCAACATGGGAGTATATATTCGTTAATGATGGCTGCATCTGTATCTGCAATAATACCGCTGTTAATTATATTTATTATTGGGCAAAAGCATGTTATTGAAGGCATTCAATTAGGTGGAGTAAAAGGTTAA
- a CDS encoding glycoside hydrolase family 130 protein, whose protein sequence is MKVVRFEENPLITPADIKPFHQNHEVIGAFNAGVAEYQGETLLLLRVAERPISENPDIVKAPIIDFSEDKGKLKIIELDVHDARYDFYDPRTVLHNDPKNRTAAYLTSLSYIRIARSKDGVNFTIDDEPFIYPETEREAWGIEDPRVTQIEDTYYIQYSAVSAEGIGVGLASTKDFVRYERHGLMLHPENKDVAIFPEKINGKYYTLHRPVPKGIGRPEIWIAESDNLLYWGNHQYLLGLSEDGWDNGRIGGGAVPFKTEKGWLEIYHAADQNDRYCLGAVLLDLDDPANVLAKTDEPILVPEADYEKAGFFGNVVFTCGVTVQGDNVRVYYGAADTSMAAADLSLNEIFSKLNYHNVLTKAR, encoded by the coding sequence ATGAAGGTAGTTCGATTCGAAGAAAATCCTCTGATTACACCGGCGGATATCAAGCCGTTTCATCAGAACCATGAAGTTATCGGCGCTTTCAATGCAGGTGTTGCAGAATACCAGGGGGAAACGTTATTGCTTTTAAGAGTAGCGGAGCGTCCGATCAGCGAAAACCCGGATATCGTCAAAGCTCCGATCATCGATTTTTCGGAAGATAAAGGGAAACTTAAAATCATTGAGTTGGATGTTCATGATGCTCGCTATGATTTTTACGATCCAAGGACAGTCCTTCATAATGACCCGAAAAACCGGACAGCAGCATACCTCACGTCGCTTTCATATATCCGGATTGCCCGGAGTAAGGACGGCGTCAACTTTACGATTGATGATGAACCGTTCATCTATCCGGAGACGGAGCGTGAAGCCTGGGGAATCGAAGACCCGCGGGTTACGCAGATTGAAGATACCTATTACATCCAATACAGTGCAGTGTCCGCTGAAGGCATCGGTGTCGGGCTGGCTTCGACGAAGGACTTTGTCCGCTATGAACGTCATGGACTGATGCTGCATCCGGAGAACAAGGATGTCGCGATTTTTCCAGAAAAAATCAACGGAAAATACTATACCCTCCATCGTCCGGTGCCAAAAGGAATCGGGAGGCCTGAAATCTGGATCGCAGAATCAGACAACCTCTTATATTGGGGCAATCATCAATATTTATTAGGTTTAAGTGAGGATGGATGGGATAACGGTCGGATCGGTGGCGGAGCGGTTCCGTTCAAAACCGAGAAAGGCTGGCTCGAAATCTATCATGCTGCAGATCAAAATGACCGCTATTGCTTAGGAGCAGTTCTATTAGATTTGGATGACCCGGCGAATGTCCTTGCCAAAACGGACGAACCGATCCTCGTGCCAGAAGCAGATTATGAAAAAGCTGGATTTTTTGGAAACGTTGTCTTTACGTGCGGCGTCACCGTACAGGGGGATAACGTGAGAGTCTATTACGGCGCAGCAGATACATCGATGGCTGCAGCGGATCTTAGTCTGAATGAGATATTTTCCAAACTAAATTATCACAATGTTCTTACAAAAGCGAGGTAA
- a CDS encoding LacI family DNA-binding transcriptional regulator, producing MAKRVTMQDIADRLNISKNSVSQALSGKPGVSEETRKQIYQMADELGYRYTPRITTTTDTPSESGKIALIASDFAFSLESFFGEIYLSVEREVHRHDKTLLIQSVSQQARDELILPSFIEDRSVDGVLVLSHISNAYINKVIATGIPTVLIDHHHPTIQTDAILTNNRFGAYTAVQHLIELGHEDITFVGNIDFSPSYQERLEGYQLALKDYGIQPKEEFIFSDAEEDDQMINNYIAHLSEQPTAWFCVNDGLGYLVNSGLKLKDIQVPEQASVVSFDDGQLSRLSTPRITTMGINLPLFGKKALDQLFWRMENSEEPYQETLLPANLIKRESTSYRPGYKR from the coding sequence ATGGCAAAACGCGTGACGATGCAGGATATCGCTGATCGTTTGAATATCTCGAAGAATTCTGTTTCGCAAGCCCTGAGCGGCAAACCTGGTGTAAGCGAAGAAACCCGTAAGCAAATCTATCAGATGGCCGATGAGCTCGGTTACCGATACACTCCTAGAATCACAACTACAACAGATACACCATCGGAATCCGGAAAAATCGCCCTCATCGCCTCCGATTTTGCTTTTTCGTTGGAAAGTTTTTTTGGCGAAATCTATTTATCTGTCGAACGGGAAGTTCACAGGCATGATAAAACCCTCTTGATCCAATCTGTCAGCCAGCAAGCGAGAGATGAATTGATTTTACCTTCCTTTATTGAAGACAGATCAGTCGATGGGGTGCTCGTGCTCTCCCACATCAGCAATGCTTACATTAATAAAGTGATCGCAACCGGTATCCCGACGGTGCTCATCGATCATCATCATCCTACCATCCAAACAGATGCGATTTTGACGAACAACCGTTTCGGTGCTTATACTGCGGTCCAGCATCTGATCGAATTGGGGCACGAAGACATCACCTTTGTCGGGAACATCGATTTTTCACCGAGTTATCAGGAACGTCTAGAAGGGTATCAATTGGCTTTGAAAGATTATGGAATCCAGCCGAAGGAAGAATTCATTTTCAGCGATGCGGAAGAGGATGATCAAATGATCAACAATTACATCGCACACTTATCCGAACAACCGACTGCTTGGTTTTGTGTCAACGATGGACTCGGATACCTTGTCAATTCCGGATTGAAGCTGAAAGACATCCAGGTTCCTGAACAGGCTTCTGTCGTCAGCTTTGATGATGGACAGCTGTCCCGTCTTTCAACACCACGAATCACAACGATGGGCATCAATCTCCCGCTCTTCGGAAAGAAAGCACTGGACCAATTGTTCTGGAGGATGGAGAATTCGGAGGAACCCTACCAGGAAACGCTTTTACCGGCAAACTTGATCAAAAGAGAATCGACAAGCTACAGACCGGGATATAAACGTTAA
- a CDS encoding sensor histidine kinase, producing the protein MISFLKRLNKLSLRYRIITAVILCIVLPWIITYFVSNYLTKDVLEVRAVKQSEDSLRMIEMNLNESLDDLIYISNFVQFDVEFNRLLKSYRLIDENSSDADKKIALHNMKISKQLDRITDLLGPSYITILLEDGLYYANYPIYEYNPLDFHQNTWFYSLTNLNFYETYWIGTTSNYIQSDSENNPYLISMGRALKSGSGNAYVIVSTHESEISQEFSNFSSEKNNIFYLVDEKGVVLSSTTKDEIGEKLPFNLSKSAQSVSYQEKRHLLVTYPVSYTDWKLVSLVPYRETIGDINMLSRTTIFIQGVFLLLFLIVLITLIRETTKPITTLSNVTKEVEQGNIMVRANIEGNNDVAQLGQSFDDMLDRIEEMINQIKFKEEAKRRAELEMLQAQINPHFLFNVLNAIKLNLTLNGDKDSSKQIQSLSSLLRMTINRNNEFIPLQEEIEIIQHYVNLMNFRHSQDIVLELNMDFNTIDIEVPRFFLQPVIENAIIHAFHNSEGKITIDTAISSNNHLLIKVSDDGIGMSPERLEEMKSRIFTKEIHESKRNHHSFNGVGIKNVYQRMRIIYGEAFAMDLKSSLGKGISYTFHIPKEK; encoded by the coding sequence ATGATCTCGTTTCTGAAACGGCTCAATAAATTATCATTACGATACCGTATCATAACTGCGGTTATATTATGTATTGTCTTACCTTGGATTATAACATATTTTGTTTCAAATTATTTAACAAAAGATGTACTTGAAGTAAGAGCTGTCAAGCAATCGGAAGATTCATTAAGAATGATTGAGATGAATTTAAATGAATCTTTAGATGATCTGATATATATTTCTAACTTTGTCCAGTTTGACGTAGAATTCAACAGATTATTAAAATCATATCGATTAATAGATGAAAATTCTTCAGATGCGGACAAGAAAATTGCATTACACAATATGAAAATATCTAAACAATTAGATAGGATTACAGATTTACTTGGGCCATCCTATATAACTATATTACTTGAAGATGGTCTATATTACGCAAATTATCCTATATATGAATATAATCCTTTAGACTTCCATCAAAACACATGGTTTTATAGTTTAACTAATTTGAATTTTTATGAAACATATTGGATAGGCACAACCTCAAATTATATTCAATCTGATAGTGAAAACAACCCCTATCTAATAAGTATGGGAAGAGCACTTAAATCTGGTTCTGGAAATGCATATGTAATAGTCAGTACCCATGAATCTGAAATAAGTCAGGAATTTAGCAATTTCTCAAGCGAGAAAAACAATATATTCTACTTAGTAGATGAAAAAGGAGTCGTTCTTTCAAGTACAACAAAAGATGAAATTGGCGAGAAACTTCCTTTTAACTTGTCAAAGAGTGCTCAGTCAGTATCTTATCAGGAAAAAAGACATTTGCTTGTGACATATCCAGTCTCTTATACTGATTGGAAATTAGTGAGTCTTGTTCCCTATAGGGAAACAATTGGGGATATAAATATGTTATCAAGAACCACTATATTTATACAGGGAGTATTCTTGCTGTTATTTTTGATAGTCTTAATTACTCTTATAAGAGAAACTACAAAACCAATAACCACACTTAGTAATGTTACAAAGGAAGTTGAGCAAGGAAATATAATGGTAAGAGCTAATATAGAAGGAAACAATGATGTGGCACAATTAGGGCAGTCATTTGACGATATGTTAGACAGAATTGAGGAAATGATAAATCAAATAAAATTTAAAGAAGAAGCTAAAAGAAGAGCAGAATTAGAAATGTTACAGGCTCAAATAAATCCACATTTCCTTTTTAATGTATTAAATGCTATAAAGTTAAACTTAACATTGAATGGTGATAAGGATAGCTCTAAACAAATCCAATCCCTATCCTCCTTACTAAGAATGACCATCAATAGAAATAATGAATTTATTCCGTTACAAGAAGAAATTGAGATTATTCAACATTATGTTAATCTAATGAACTTTAGGCATAGCCAAGATATAGTTTTAGAGTTGAACATGGATTTTAATACAATTGACATAGAAGTTCCTCGCTTCTTCTTACAGCCAGTAATCGAAAATGCTATTATTCATGCTTTTCATAATAGTGAAGGCAAGATTACAATAGATACTGCGATTAGTAGTAACAATCATTTGCTTATAAAAGTTAGTGATGATGGAATTGGGATGAGTCCAGAAAGACTAGAAGAAATGAAGAGCAGAATCTTTACCAAGGAAATTCATGAAAGTAAGAGAAATCACCATTCTTTTAATGGAGTTGGTATAAAAAATGTATATCAACGCATGCGGATTATTTATGGGGAAGCATTCGCAATGGACTTAAAAAGTAGTTTAGGAAAAGGAATATCCTATACTTTTCATATTCCAAAGGAGAAGTGA
- a CDS encoding helix-turn-helix domain-containing protein → MYKVALVDDDVLVLRFLEKMIPWEDYGFKIAGSFKDSMEAYDHLKTKGYDVLITDIGMPKLDGIELISLLNNNGVDLFNVILSCHDEFHYAQQALKLDAFDYLLKESMDQEKIEELLKRLKKAMDNKRQRETKSDKISSFFKKNKTKLKTEFIEKLLEDNYVDDDSWWNEQGELLEMNFSYEHYTPVLCFIDKSVDAIEKYEKQTLLYFSIDNIVIEILNKYRLDIQIFYLQSKFFIVFPHGEENPGVMYTKIGHVLQEIHSKLESHLKITITSVIGKGNKLRKGLINSMKELLQKEEQRFYYQHRSIQHLKILPFEKPAILEDYIEIVEKITSSIIQEDERRVTNIIKKQLNEMRNSRCEPSIVQDWAVKLVLDINQRLQTFTYFEDSILTSMTDKLVNQVYTLDHLEEMVIGICKQLILHLEKMDDIPKTGEIAKVQKYVQMNIHKKITLNDVANYLHLNPSYFSRLYKEVTGESFVEYVTRVKMAKARVLLSGTTKTVDQISVELGFESKSYFLKKFKKFYGNSPKSYRFKEGV, encoded by the coding sequence ATGTATAAAGTTGCATTAGTGGATGATGATGTACTTGTTTTAAGATTCCTGGAGAAGATGATTCCCTGGGAAGATTATGGTTTTAAAATCGCTGGTTCGTTTAAAGATAGTATGGAAGCATATGATCATTTAAAAACAAAAGGATATGATGTGTTAATTACGGACATTGGAATGCCTAAATTAGATGGAATTGAATTAATTTCCTTACTAAATAATAACGGAGTAGATTTGTTTAATGTAATTTTATCATGTCATGATGAATTTCATTATGCACAACAGGCACTTAAATTAGACGCCTTTGATTATCTATTAAAAGAGTCCATGGATCAGGAAAAAATAGAAGAATTATTAAAACGATTAAAAAAGGCCATGGATAATAAAAGACAAAGGGAAACAAAAAGTGATAAGATTTCTAGTTTTTTTAAAAAAAATAAAACTAAATTAAAAACAGAGTTTATTGAAAAACTCCTGGAAGATAATTATGTAGATGATGATTCATGGTGGAATGAGCAAGGGGAACTCCTTGAGATGAATTTTTCTTATGAACATTACACACCTGTATTGTGTTTTATAGATAAAAGTGTTGATGCTATTGAAAAATATGAGAAACAGACCTTACTTTATTTTAGTATAGATAATATCGTTATTGAGATCTTAAATAAGTACCGATTGGATATACAAATCTTTTATCTGCAAAGCAAATTCTTTATTGTATTTCCACATGGGGAAGAAAACCCTGGTGTTATGTACACAAAAATTGGACACGTCTTACAAGAGATTCATAGTAAACTAGAAAGTCATTTAAAAATAACAATCACTTCGGTGATTGGAAAAGGTAATAAACTACGAAAAGGGTTAATTAATTCAATGAAAGAATTGTTGCAGAAAGAAGAACAACGTTTTTACTATCAGCATCGCTCTATTCAACATCTTAAAATATTACCTTTTGAGAAGCCAGCTATTCTAGAAGACTATATTGAAATTGTAGAAAAAATAACGTCGTCGATTATACAAGAAGATGAAAGAAGAGTTACAAATATTATAAAAAAGCAGTTAAATGAAATGAGAAACTCTAGGTGTGAGCCATCAATTGTACAGGACTGGGCTGTAAAACTAGTCTTGGACATAAATCAAAGATTGCAAACGTTTACTTATTTTGAAGATTCTATCCTTACGAGTATGACAGATAAATTAGTGAATCAAGTTTATACCTTAGATCATTTGGAAGAGATGGTCATAGGAATTTGTAAACAATTGATCCTTCATCTAGAAAAGATGGATGATATTCCCAAAACCGGGGAAATTGCGAAAGTGCAAAAGTATGTCCAGATGAACATTCATAAAAAAATAACATTAAACGATGTTGCTAATTATTTACACTTAAATCCTAGTTATTTCAGTAGATTATATAAAGAGGTTACTGGCGAAAGCTTTGTTGAATACGTAACAAGAGTCAAAATGGCAAAAGCAAGAGTATTATTAAGTGGCACAACGAAAACAGTTGATCAAATTTCGGTGGAGCTTGGTTTTGAAAGTAAAAGTTATTTTTTAAAAAAATTCAAGAAATTTTACGGAAATTCACCAAAATCCTATAGATTTAAAGAAGGGGTTTAG
- a CDS encoding ABC transporter substrate-binding protein produces MIKKWGLIWFGMIILSWGLIACSGGESDNSSNVEGESEVKLNFVHWVNEDVGKWEQLINEYEAENPGVKIESTPLVENMDTASYYKQLDLLASAGEKLDVVMFSTAYDLAKRVDAGLMAPINSFLDEEGIDINQTYKNSYSPIDGQYYGLPMKNVTTLVMLNKEHLDEAGLEIPTDWTWEDYKDYAKAMTTDEHYGSYLHSWHDVHSSLKLQGSKENNNLLKADGTSNTENPLVKESLKLRYQLEEVDKSSVPYSDILSQKLNYRQQFFTGEASMIPIASYMVTEWGSFTPDFEIAWAPWPKNNSDSEIYAGMGGDLIGIAESSEHKQEAYDFIRWMSTEGISDQGLWVPSWTEADLEKTLKKLVESTPKPEAIDMESLLYTLEVTNPTETFAPPSYYAEVIKEFSAEVERYLLGEQDIDTTMENIHKRVQAVIGSNK; encoded by the coding sequence ATGATTAAAAAATGGGGGCTAATATGGTTTGGAATGATAATCCTTTCTTGGGGCCTAATTGCTTGTTCCGGTGGTGAATCGGATAATTCAAGTAATGTGGAAGGGGAAAGCGAGGTAAAGCTGAATTTTGTACATTGGGTAAATGAAGATGTTGGAAAATGGGAACAGTTAATAAATGAATATGAAGCAGAGAATCCAGGAGTTAAAATTGAATCAACGCCTCTCGTAGAAAACATGGATACAGCCAGTTATTATAAACAACTGGATTTACTTGCATCTGCAGGTGAAAAATTGGATGTGGTAATGTTTTCTACTGCATATGATCTTGCTAAAAGGGTAGATGCAGGTTTAATGGCACCAATTAATTCATTTCTTGATGAAGAAGGAATAGATATTAATCAAACGTACAAAAATTCGTATTCACCAATTGATGGTCAATATTACGGATTGCCAATGAAGAATGTTACAACTCTCGTTATGCTTAACAAAGAGCATCTAGATGAGGCGGGATTAGAGATACCTACTGATTGGACTTGGGAGGATTATAAAGACTATGCTAAAGCGATGACAACAGATGAACACTATGGCTCATATTTGCATAGTTGGCATGATGTTCACTCTTCTTTAAAATTGCAAGGAAGTAAAGAGAATAATAATCTCTTAAAAGCAGACGGAACTTCAAATACAGAAAATCCATTAGTTAAAGAGTCATTAAAATTACGATATCAATTAGAGGAAGTAGATAAGTCTTCTGTTCCATATTCTGATATATTATCTCAGAAACTTAACTATCGGCAACAATTTTTTACAGGCGAAGCAAGCATGATTCCGATAGCAAGTTATATGGTAACGGAATGGGGAAGCTTTACACCAGACTTTGAAATTGCTTGGGCTCCATGGCCAAAGAATAATTCGGATAGTGAAATATATGCAGGAATGGGTGGTGACTTAATAGGTATTGCAGAGTCTTCTGAACATAAACAGGAGGCATATGATTTTATTCGTTGGATGTCAACAGAAGGAATCTCAGATCAAGGTTTATGGGTGCCGTCATGGACAGAAGCTGATCTTGAAAAAACGTTGAAGAAGTTAGTAGAAAGCACACCAAAACCGGAAGCGATTGACATGGAGTCATTACTTTACACCTTAGAAGTCACTAATCCAACAGAAACATTTGCACCACCAAGTTATTATGCAGAAGTGATAAAAGAGTTTAGTGCAGAAGTAGAAAGATACTTATTAGGAGAACAAGATATTGATACAACAATGGAGAACATTCATAAAAGAGTACAGGCAGTAATTGGTTCCAATAAATAA